ATGAAGAATAAAGAACGCAGACGCTTCCAAAACTGCCCGCCCGCGAGGCAGCGCCCGCCGCTCTCGCTCCGGGGCCGTTACGAGCCGAGGATCAGGCTTATCTCTCGCGCCTAGGCGCCGCGTTGGGCTGCCGCCTTCTGGACGGCGCGGATGATCTTGTCATAGCCGGTGCAGCGGCAGAGGTTGCCCGCGAGCCAGAAGCGGATCTCGTGCTCGGACGGGTGCGGGTTCACGTCCAGGAGGGCCTTCGATGCCACCAGGAAGCCCGGCGTGCAGATGCCGCACTGCAGGGCTGCTTCCTCCAGGAAGGCCTCCTGCAGCGGCGTGAGGCCGTCGGCTTCCGCGAGGCCCTCGACGGTCGTGATCTCGGAGCCCTCGACTTCGGCGGCCATCACGCAGCAGCTATTCACCAGGCGGCCGTCCATGATCACGGCGCAGGCGCCGCAGTTGCCGTTGTTGCATCCTTCCTTCGTGCCCGTGAGGCCGATACGTTCCCGCAG
This region of Dehalococcoidia bacterium genomic DNA includes:
- a CDS encoding (2Fe-2S)-binding protein encodes the protein MTERIIITATINDEETQFMADMRDSLLDALRERIGLTGTKEGCNNGNCGACAVIMDGRLVNSCCVMAAEVEGSEITTVEGLAEADGLTPLQEAFLEEAALQCGICTPGFLVASKALLDVNPHPSEHEIRFWLAGNLCRCTGYDKIIRAVQKAAAQRGA